A genomic window from Populus nigra chromosome 7, ddPopNigr1.1, whole genome shotgun sequence includes:
- the LOC133698326 gene encoding CEN-like protein 2 — protein sequence MAKMSEPLVVGRVIGDVIDHFTANVKMTVTYQSSRKQVFNGHELFPSAVTNKPKVEVHGGDMRSFFTLVMTDPDVPGPSDPYLREHLHWIVTDIPGTTDATFGREVMNYEMPRPNIGIHRFVFLLFKQKGRQTVTTPASRDKFNTRKFAEENELGLPVAAVFFNAQRETAARKR from the exons ATGGCAAAGATGTCAGAGCCTCTTGTGGTTGGGAGAGTGATTGGAGATGTTATCGATCATTTCACTGCAAATGTGAAAATGACAGTGACTTATCAGTCCAGCAGGAAGCAGGTTTTTAATGGCCATGAGCTATTCCCATCTGCGGTAACTAATAAACCTAAAGTTGAGGTTCATGGAGGTGATATGAGATCCTTTTTCACCCTg gtcatgacagaccctgaTGTTCCTGGTCCTAGTGATCCATACCTCAGGGAGCACCTACACTG GATAGTAACTGACATCCCAGGCACAACAGATGCCACATTTG GAAGGGAAGTGATGAACTATGAGATGCCAAGGCCTAACATAGGGATCCACAGGTTTGTTTTCCTACTTTTCAAGCAGAAAGGAAGGCAAACAGTGACCACTCCAGCTTCAAGGGACAAATTTAACACCAGGAAATTCGCTGAAGAAAATGAGCTTGGCCTGCCTGTAGCCGCTGTCTTCTTCAATGCCCAGAGGGAAACAGCGGCGAGGAAACGTTGA
- the LOC133699793 gene encoding cytochrome c1-2, heme protein, mitochondrial: MAGGGVIHQLLRRKLQSHSGVPPVLSSFTSKKFHDDAGSVGMKSLRAFALLGAGLSGFLSFASVASADEAEHGLECPSYPWPHNGILSSYDHASIRRGHQVYQQVCASCHSMSLISYRDLVGVAYTEEETKAMAAEIEVVDGPNDEGEMFTRPGKLSDRFPQPYSNEQAARFANGGAYPPDLSLITKARHNGQNYVFSLLTGYRDPPAGVSIREGLHYNPYFPGGAIAMPKMLIDGAVEYEDGIPATEAQMGKDVVSFLSWAAEPEMEERKLMGFKWIFVLSLALLQAAYYRRLKWSVLKSRKLVLDVVN; encoded by the exons atggCTGGAGGAGGGGTGATCCACCAGCTTCTGAGGAGAAAGCTCCAGTCACACTCTGGG GTCCCTCCAGTCTTATCCTCCTTTACTTCAAAGAAATTTCATGATGATGCTGGATCTGTGGGAATGAAATCCCTAAGAGCATTTGCATTACTCGGAGCTGGACTTTCAGGGTTTCTGAGTTTTGCATCAGTAGCATCTGCTGATGAGGCTGAACATGGGTTAGAGTGTCCAAGCTATCCTTGGCCTCACAATGGGATTCTAAGCTCATATGACCATGCTTC GATTCGTCGTGGTCACCAGGTTTACCAGCAAGTATGTGCATCTTGCCACTCCATGTCCTTGATTTCATACCGTGATTTGGTGGGTGTTGCATATACAGAAGAGGAGACCAAGGCTATGGCGGCAGAAATTGAGGTGGTTGATGGACCTAATGATGAGGGTGAGATGTTTACACGTCCGGGTAAACTTAGTGACCGTTTTCCTCAGCCATATTCAAATGAACAAGCAGCTAGATTTGCTAATGGAGGAGCATATCCTCCAGATTTAAGTCTTATTACAAAA GCTCGTCACAATGGTCAAAACTATGTGTTTTCTCTCTTAACTGGTTATCGTGATCCTCCTGCTGGTGTTTCG ATCCGAGAGGGTCTGCACTACAATCCTTACTTTCCCGGGGGAGCTATTGCCATGCCTAAAATGCTCATTGACGGTGCAGTTGAGTATGAAGATGGTATCCCTGCAACAGAAGCTCAG ATGGGAAAAGATGTTGTGTCGTTTCTGTCATGGGCTGCAGAGCCAGAAATGGAAGAGAGGAAACTG ATGGGTTTTAAGTGGATATTCGTACTCTCCTTGGCGTTGCTTCAAGCTGCTTATTACCGGCGTTTGAAGTGGTCGGTTCTCAAGTCTCGCAAGCTGGTCCTTGATGTTGTCAATTAG
- the LOC133698607 gene encoding uncharacterized protein LOC133698607 — protein sequence MFAAIAVALAAGLLSWAYQTTKPPPPKICGSPGGPPITSPRVKLSDGRHLAYREMGVPKEEAKHKIIVIHGFDASKDLSLPVSQETIEELSIYFLFFDRAGYGESDPYPSRSVKSEAYDIQELADQLQIGSKFYVIGMSMGAYPVYGCLKYIPHRLSGASLVVPFVHYWWPSLPANISREGFQTLCTADQRTFQVAYHTPWLFYWWMTQKWFPSLSIMAGNMNLFSPPDMEIIKKLSETPKVGQEKVRQQGVHESLHRDILAGYAKWEFDIMDIRNPFPNNEGSVHLWQGYEDRIIPLQINRYIAEKLPWIHYHEVPDAGHLMLFRTELCEAILRALLLG from the exons ATGTTTGCAGCAATAGCAGTGGCATTGGCAGCAGGTCTTCTAAGTTGGGCTTACCAGACAACAAAGCCTCCCCCTCCTAAGATATGTGGGTCTCCAGGCGGTCCTCCTATCACTTCACCCAGGGTAAAACTCAGTGATGGGAGGCACTTGGCCTACAGGGAAATGGGAGTTCCTAAAGAAGAAGCTAAGCACAAAATCATTGTCATCCATGGCTTTGATGCCTCTAAAGATCTGAGTTTACCCGTGTCACAG GAAACTATAGAGGAGCTGAGCatatatttccttttcttcgATAGAGCTGGTTACGGAGAGAGTGATCCGTATCCATCACGCTCAGTAAAGAGTGAAGCGTATGATATTCAAGAACTAGCAGACCAATTACAGATTGGGTCTAAATTTTATGTAATTGGAATGTCAATGGGGGCCTATCCTGTATATGGTTGTCTTAAATATATACCACACAG GTTGTCTGGAGCTTCCTTGGTAGTTCCATTTGTGCATTACTGGTGGCCTTCTCTCCCTGCTAATATTTCAAGAGAGGGTTTCCAAACGCTTTGCACAGCTGATCAAAGGACATTTCAAGTTGCCTATCACACGCCCTGGCTATTCTACTGGTGGATGACTCAGAAATGGTTCCCATCATTATCAATTATGGCTGGAAACATGAACCTTTTTAGCCCCCCAGATATGGAAATCATTAAGAAACTGTCAGAAACTCCAAAAGTTGGTCAG GAAAAGGTTCGTCAACAAGGTGTCCATGAATCACTGCATCGAGACATACTAGCTGGTTATGCTAAATGGGAATTCGATATCATGGATATACGTAATCCTTTCCCTAATAACGAGGGTTCAGTTCATCTCTGGCAAGGCTATGAAGATAGAATCATTCCATTGCAAATAAACCGATACATTGCTGAGAAGCTTCCATGGATTCATTATCATGAGGTTCCTGATGCTGGACATTTGATGTTGTTCAGAACTGAGCTATGTGAAGCAATCTTAAGGGCACTTTTACTTGGTTAA
- the LOC133699187 gene encoding ABSCISIC ACID-INSENSITIVE 5-like protein 1: protein MGLGFQNAGNNLSAGNGFTTYHMYPQVKGYNVGEAVSNNADENEKCQSVMELGAQSNKKRVMEGPPEVVVERRQRWMIKNIESAARSRARKQAYIHGGDGT, encoded by the exons ATGGGGCTAGGATTCCAAAATGCAGGAAACAATTTATCTGCTGGCAATGGTTTCACAACTTACCACATGTATCCACAAGTCAAAGGGTATAATGTGGGAGAAGCTGTATCGAATAATGCTGATGAGAATGAGAAGTGTCAAAGCGTGATGGAATTAGGAGCACAATCGAACAAGAAGAGGGTGATGGAAGGTCCGCCTGAGGTGGTTGTGGAGCGGAGGCAACGCtggatgataaaaaatatagagtCAGCCGCACGATCGCGTGCTAGGAAGCAG GCGTATATACACGGTGGAGATGGAACTTGA